In a single window of the Delftia tsuruhatensis genome:
- a CDS encoding aspartate/glutamate racemase family protein, with amino-acid sequence MNSNHTEIQRVIGLIAGMSWESSAEYYRLINQGVRDRLGPLRSARLLMYSVDFGPIELAQQEGRWDDAAALLEDAARRLQDGGADVVLLCTNTMHKLADRIAAAVRIPFMHIADPVAAAARTGGHRKLGLLGTRFTMEEPFMRERLHQQGLEVLVPDEADRAEVHRIIYDELCTGRIHDASRRIYQRVMAQLAERGAQAMVLGCTEISLLVQQQHCPVPVLDTTALHAQAAVDFALKP; translated from the coding sequence ATGAACTCGAACCACACGGAAATTCAACGCGTCATCGGCCTCATCGCAGGCATGAGCTGGGAGTCCAGCGCCGAGTACTACCGGCTCATCAATCAGGGCGTGCGCGACAGGCTGGGCCCGCTGCGCTCCGCAAGACTGCTGATGTACAGCGTGGACTTCGGCCCGATCGAGCTGGCCCAGCAGGAAGGCCGCTGGGATGACGCGGCCGCCTTGCTGGAGGATGCCGCGCGCCGGCTGCAGGATGGCGGTGCGGATGTGGTGCTGCTGTGTACCAACACCATGCACAAGCTTGCCGACCGCATCGCGGCGGCAGTACGGATACCTTTCATGCACATTGCCGATCCGGTGGCCGCGGCGGCCAGGACCGGCGGCCATCGCAAGCTGGGGCTGCTGGGCACCCGCTTCACCATGGAAGAACCCTTCATGCGCGAACGGCTGCACCAACAAGGGCTGGAGGTTCTGGTGCCGGATGAGGCAGACCGCGCCGAAGTGCACCGCATCATCTACGACGAGCTGTGCACAGGCCGGATACATGATGCGTCGCGGCGTATCTATCAGCGCGTCATGGCACAGCTGGCCGAGCGGGGTGCGCAGGCCATGGTACTGGGCTGCACGGAAATCAGCCTGCTGGTGCAGCAGCAGCATTGCCCCGTGCCTGTGCTGGACACCACCGCTTTGCATGCGCAGGCGGCGGTGGACTTCGCACTGAAGCCTTGA
- the egtD gene encoding L-histidine N(alpha)-methyltransferase, with protein MLSAHEASALSPASSLHSRRVPLPLPAAPCPEAAEGRSRKAGAGMPALALRTARAELQRGLMQPQAEVSPKYLYDARGCELFEQITRLPEYYPTRTEAAILEGSGPAMTEALHGTEVLIELGAGNCEKVRGLCRSLRPRHFVGVDIAGAFLRQSVRRLAEDFPGLRAHAVTADITEPLALPPHIPQTGRLLFYPGSSIGNFDPPQARRMLGQMRALLQDDGGLLIGIDLPKPTQWLEPAYDDAQGVTARFNLNVLSHVNSLLGSDFDEADWEHVAFFNAQHSRIEMHLRARRSLIVGWPQGLRHFSAGETIHTENSYKYPLPEFLGMLAGAGFGPCQVWSDERQWFAVIHAHA; from the coding sequence ATGCTATCTGCCCACGAAGCGTCCGCGCTTTCTCCTGCGTCTTCCCTGCATTCCCGCCGCGTGCCCCTGCCCCTGCCGGCAGCGCCCTGTCCCGAGGCGGCCGAGGGCCGCAGCCGCAAGGCCGGCGCGGGGATGCCGGCCCTGGCTCTGCGCACGGCCCGCGCCGAGCTGCAACGCGGGCTGATGCAGCCCCAGGCCGAAGTCTCGCCCAAGTACCTCTATGATGCCCGCGGCTGCGAGCTGTTCGAGCAGATCACGCGCCTGCCCGAGTACTACCCTACGCGCACCGAGGCCGCGATTCTCGAAGGCTCGGGGCCTGCCATGACCGAGGCGCTGCATGGCACCGAGGTGCTGATCGAGCTGGGCGCCGGAAATTGCGAGAAGGTCCGCGGCCTGTGCCGCAGCCTGCGGCCACGGCACTTCGTGGGGGTGGACATTGCCGGCGCCTTCCTGCGGCAGTCCGTGCGCCGGCTGGCCGAGGATTTCCCCGGGCTCCGGGCCCATGCCGTCACCGCCGACATCACCGAGCCGTTGGCCCTGCCGCCTCACATTCCGCAGACCGGCCGGCTGCTGTTCTATCCGGGCTCGTCCATCGGCAACTTCGACCCGCCGCAGGCACGGCGCATGCTGGGCCAGATGCGCGCCCTGCTGCAGGACGACGGCGGGCTGCTCATCGGCATAGACCTGCCCAAGCCCACGCAGTGGCTGGAGCCGGCCTACGACGACGCTCAGGGCGTGACGGCGCGCTTCAACCTCAATGTGCTCAGCCACGTCAACAGCCTGCTGGGCAGCGATTTCGACGAGGCCGACTGGGAGCATGTGGCTTTCTTCAATGCGCAGCATTCACGCATCGAGATGCACCTGCGCGCGCGCCGCTCGCTGATCGTGGGCTGGCCCCAGGGGCTGCGGCATTTTTCGGCCGGCGAAACCATCCACACGGAGAACAGCTACAAATACCCGCTGCCCGAATTCCTGGGCATGCTGGCTGGCGCGGGCTTCGGGCCCTGCCAGGTCTGGAGCGACGAGCGGCAGTGGTTCGCGGTGATCCATGCCCATGCGTGA
- a CDS encoding glutathione S-transferase family protein has product MTLLKLYYAPGTCALATRIALIEANAPHEVVKLDFGKGEQRSPEYLAINPKGRVPALVTERGVISETPALLAYIARRFPEARLAPLDDAYAFAHMQEFHGYLSSTVHVAHAHGRRAGRWADDEQAIAAMQRKVAANMAECFGVIERHYLGDGPWVLGADYSVADAYLFTIAGWLEGDGVDIAGFPKVHAHSKRMAERAAVRGALQG; this is encoded by the coding sequence ATGACCCTCCTCAAGCTCTACTACGCTCCCGGCACCTGCGCCCTGGCCACCCGCATTGCACTGATCGAAGCGAATGCCCCCCATGAAGTCGTCAAGCTCGACTTCGGCAAGGGCGAGCAGCGCAGCCCCGAGTACCTGGCCATCAACCCCAAGGGCCGTGTTCCCGCGCTGGTCACCGAACGCGGCGTGATCAGCGAGACCCCGGCCCTGCTGGCCTACATCGCGCGCCGCTTCCCCGAAGCCCGGCTCGCGCCGCTGGACGATGCGTACGCCTTCGCGCACATGCAGGAATTCCACGGCTACCTGTCCTCCACCGTCCATGTCGCACACGCCCACGGCCGCCGTGCCGGGCGCTGGGCCGACGATGAACAGGCCATCGCCGCGATGCAGCGCAAGGTGGCAGCCAACATGGCCGAATGCTTCGGTGTGATCGAGCGCCACTACCTGGGCGACGGCCCCTGGGTGCTGGGCGCCGACTACTCCGTGGCCGATGCCTACCTGTTCACCATCGCCGGCTGGCTGGAAGGCGACGGCGTGGACATCGCCGGCTTCCCCAAGGTGCATGCGCACTCCAAGAGGATGGCAGAGCGCGCGGCCGTCAGGGGTGCCCTGCAGGGCTGA
- a CDS encoding energy-coupling factor ABC transporter permease, with the protein MHIEPGVVSPEKIALSYATAAAAFGLTAALARQSLRDNGGWPALLARSVITTALVFSFFEVFPHEPVGVSEVHLILGSTLLLMFGAGAAAIGLACGLLVQGLFFAPFDLPQYGMNVTTLLVPLYAVNQLARRLIPAGTAYVDISYRQALALSTTYQGGIVLWVAFWAIYGHGASSATLAEVASFGAAYMCVVLVEPLVDLAVLWLAKRLAAFTRGPLFNTRLHAAAL; encoded by the coding sequence ATGCACATCGAACCCGGCGTCGTCAGCCCCGAAAAAATCGCCCTCAGTTACGCCACCGCCGCAGCGGCTTTCGGCCTGACTGCCGCCCTGGCACGGCAAAGCCTGCGCGACAACGGCGGCTGGCCCGCGCTGCTGGCCCGCAGCGTCATCACCACCGCGCTGGTGTTCAGTTTCTTCGAGGTGTTTCCGCACGAGCCGGTCGGCGTGTCCGAAGTCCACCTGATCCTGGGATCGACCCTGCTGCTGATGTTCGGCGCGGGCGCCGCGGCCATTGGCCTGGCGTGCGGCCTGCTGGTCCAGGGTCTGTTCTTCGCCCCCTTCGACCTGCCGCAGTACGGCATGAACGTCACAACCTTGCTGGTTCCGCTGTATGCGGTGAACCAGCTGGCGCGCCGACTGATTCCCGCTGGCACGGCCTATGTGGACATCAGCTACAGGCAGGCCCTGGCCCTGTCCACCACCTACCAGGGGGGCATCGTCCTGTGGGTCGCCTTCTGGGCCATCTACGGCCACGGCGCCAGCTCGGCGACCCTGGCCGAGGTGGCAAGCTTCGGTGCCGCCTACATGTGCGTCGTGCTGGTCGAGCCCCTGGTGGACCTGGCGGTGCTGTGGCTGGCCAAGCGCCTGGCGGCCTTCACCCGTGGTCCGCTTTTCAATACCCGACTGCACGCAGCCGCGCTCTGA
- a CDS encoding RHS domain-containing protein codes for MLPPAAAITHIHLYHCDHLGTPQALVDPLGQVDWQIELDPWGNTRKEYNRLNLHQPMRMQGQHLDEGTGLF; via the coding sequence TTGCTGCCACCGGCCGCAGCCATCACGCACATCCACCTGTACCACTGCGACCACCTGGGCACGCCGCAGGCGCTGGTCGACCCGCTGGGGCAGGTGGACTGGCAGATAGAGCTGGACCCCTGGGGCAATACACGCAAGGAATACAACCGGCTGAACCTGCACCAGCCGATGCGCATGCAGGGGCAGCATCTGGATGAGGGGACGGGGCTGTTCTAA
- a CDS encoding helix-turn-helix domain-containing protein gives MKDHKLPGFEVHLLGRTAYSSHDPTRLHSLGIALERQQGVHAIASDRRVDFDTWPGTVARTPPGVDVFSESATGGEYLVVRCTQAHWEEWFDDAASAFEGRRVAAPGQRRALLLAHQLRRLLLCTETDALAIEQAALDFMGQQGPMPIPRIEALRPMYLPVLERMAAELDQPLGIAPLARMIHRAPLRFLREFSQLLGMTPHAYLVQARVQAARAMMRADDRSLACIAHDCGFSHQSHMGAAFRKHLGLTPGQYQARIRRAGKAVSLHFARPLPS, from the coding sequence ATGAAAGACCACAAGCTGCCGGGGTTCGAGGTGCATCTGCTGGGCCGCACGGCCTACAGCAGCCATGACCCGACCCGTCTTCATTCGCTGGGCATCGCGCTGGAGCGCCAGCAGGGCGTGCATGCCATCGCCAGCGACCGCCGCGTCGACTTCGATACCTGGCCCGGGACGGTGGCGCGCACACCCCCCGGCGTCGATGTGTTTTCCGAATCGGCCACGGGCGGCGAATATCTGGTGGTTCGCTGTACCCAGGCGCACTGGGAAGAATGGTTCGACGACGCAGCCAGCGCCTTCGAAGGCCGGCGTGTCGCCGCCCCTGGCCAGCGCCGCGCCCTGCTGCTTGCCCACCAGTTGCGGCGGCTGCTGCTTTGCACCGAGACGGATGCCCTGGCCATCGAGCAGGCCGCACTGGATTTCATGGGCCAGCAAGGCCCCATGCCCATCCCTCGCATCGAGGCATTGCGCCCGATGTACCTCCCCGTTCTGGAGCGCATGGCCGCCGAGCTGGACCAGCCCCTGGGCATCGCACCGCTGGCCCGGATGATCCACCGGGCGCCGCTGCGTTTCCTGCGTGAATTCTCCCAGCTGCTTGGCATGACGCCACATGCCTATCTCGTGCAGGCACGGGTACAGGCCGCCCGCGCCATGATGCGCGCGGATGACCGTTCGCTGGCCTGCATCGCGCACGACTGCGGCTTCAGCCACCAATCCCATATGGGGGCTGCGTTTCGCAAGCATCTGGGGTTGACGCCCGGCCAGTACCAGGCCCGCATCCGCCGCGCGGGCAAGGCCGTCAGCCTGCATTTCGCCCGGCCGCTGCCATCGTGA
- a CDS encoding OmpW/AlkL family protein produces the protein MKRTLLAVAAVCALSSGAAFAQQAEGPWMVRVRAVHLDSANKDSTGLGLSINDKWMPELDVSYFFTPNIAAELVLTYPQKHDLRANGLGQIGSLKHLPPTLLAQYHFTNFGAFKPYVGAGINFTRFSSVNFDPAVQAALNPSIKKNSFGGALQIGFDYALDKNWSLNFDVKKVFIETDVRAGGTKVGTFKVNPVLVGVGLGYRF, from the coding sequence ATGAAAAGAACTCTGCTGGCGGTTGCCGCCGTTTGTGCCCTGTCTTCCGGCGCTGCCTTCGCGCAGCAGGCCGAAGGTCCGTGGATGGTGCGTGTGCGCGCCGTGCATCTGGACAGCGCCAACAAGGACAGCACGGGGCTGGGCCTGTCGATCAACGACAAGTGGATGCCCGAACTGGACGTGTCCTACTTCTTCACGCCCAACATCGCTGCCGAGCTGGTGCTGACCTACCCGCAAAAGCATGACCTGCGTGCCAACGGCCTGGGCCAGATCGGCAGCCTCAAGCACCTGCCGCCCACGCTGCTGGCGCAATACCACTTCACCAATTTCGGCGCATTCAAGCCCTATGTGGGCGCCGGTATCAACTTCACGCGCTTTTCCAGCGTGAACTTCGATCCCGCCGTGCAGGCCGCGCTGAACCCCTCGATCAAGAAGAACAGCTTCGGTGGCGCGCTGCAGATCGGCTTCGACTATGCGCTGGACAAGAACTGGTCGCTGAATTTCGACGTCAAGAAAGTCTTCATCGAAACGGACGTGCGCGCTGGCGGCACCAAGGTGGGCACCTTCAAGGTGAACCCGGTGCTGGTCGGCGTTGGACTGGGCTATCGCTTCTGA
- a CDS encoding S41 family peptidase — MLDKKTHTASGAGALAQALRESRDARVFGRATFGMAEADTILPLRSGAVIRMAAGRLESPNGFSWASKGVGRTCFYPGTT, encoded by the coding sequence GTGCTTGACAAGAAAACTCATACAGCGTCCGGCGCCGGAGCGCTGGCGCAGGCACTGCGCGAGAGCCGCGATGCCCGGGTGTTTGGCCGGGCCACCTTCGGGATGGCAGAGGCGGACACGATCTTGCCCCTGCGGTCTGGCGCTGTGATTCGCATGGCGGCCGGTCGACTCGAATCCCCGAATGGCTTTTCATGGGCATCCAAGGGGGTCGGCCGGACGTGCTTCTACCCGGGAACGACTTGA